A genome region from Clostridium pasteurianum includes the following:
- a CDS encoding ABC transporter ATP-binding protein, translating into MILEIKNLKKKYKDFTAVDNLNLKIEDGEIYGLLGPNGAGKSTTINAITGLTKIDSGEIKIFGKSFNGNDTEIKRNIGVVPQDIAVFNDLSAYENVVFFGKINGLRGNLLKDRAKEALDFTGLWDRRKDKPKQYSGGMQRRLNIACAIVHRPKLIIMDEPTVGIDPQSRNHILESVKKLNELGSTIIYTSHYMEEIEALCSKITIIDNGREIATGTNDELKEMISNEEKVEIELSKVSKELISALEEVKDVKKCNQNGNLLEIISQKNSENISSITAKIAEFKSKIVSINVEKPTLEGVFLTLTGKKLRD; encoded by the coding sequence ATGATATTAGAGATTAAAAATCTTAAAAAGAAATATAAGGATTTTACAGCAGTAGATAATTTAAATCTTAAAATTGAAGACGGTGAAATTTACGGACTTTTAGGGCCTAATGGAGCAGGGAAATCTACAACTATAAATGCAATAACAGGACTTACTAAAATTGATAGCGGTGAAATTAAAATATTTGGCAAGAGCTTTAATGGAAATGATACTGAAATAAAAAGAAATATAGGGGTTGTCCCTCAAGACATAGCAGTTTTTAATGATTTATCAGCTTACGAAAATGTAGTGTTTTTTGGAAAAATTAATGGACTTAGAGGTAATCTTCTAAAAGATAGAGCTAAGGAAGCACTTGACTTTACAGGATTATGGGACAGAAGAAAGGATAAACCTAAGCAGTATTCAGGTGGTATGCAGAGAAGACTTAATATTGCATGCGCTATAGTTCATAGACCTAAGCTAATTATAATGGACGAACCTACAGTAGGAATTGATCCACAGTCTAGAAATCATATTTTGGAATCTGTTAAAAAGTTAAATGAACTTGGTTCTACAATAATATATACCTCGCACTACATGGAGGAAATAGAAGCTTTATGCAGCAAAATTACAATTATAGATAATGGAAGAGAAATAGCTACGGGAACAAATGATGAGTTAAAAGAAATGATTTCTAATGAGGAAAAAGTAGAAATTGAATTATCAAAAGTCTCAAAGGAGCTAATTTCAGCTTTAGAAGAAGTTAAAGATGTAAAAAAATGCAATCAAAATGGCAATTTACTGGAGATTATATCTCAAAAGAACAGCGAAAATATAAGCAGCATTACAGCAAAGATAGCTGAATTTAAAAGCAAAATTGTTTCGATTAATGTTGAGAAACCTACTCTTGAAGGTGTATTCCTTACACTTACAGGCAAAAAGCTTAGAGATTAG